In Nakamurella antarctica, the following are encoded in one genomic region:
- the dcd gene encoding dCTP deaminase yields the protein MLLSDRDLLAEIDNGRLGLDPFDPSLVQPSSVDVRLDRMFRVFNNSKYTHIDPSVQQDDLTSLVEPEGDDPFVLHPGEFVLGSTFEAVSLPDDIAGRLEGKSSLGRLGLLTHSTAGFIDPGFSGHITLELSNVANLPITLWPGMKIGQLCLFRLSSPSMHPYGSEIYGSRYQGQRGPTPSRAYMNFRRDSTQR from the coding sequence ATGCTGCTGTCCGATCGCGACCTCCTTGCCGAAATCGACAACGGACGGTTGGGCCTCGACCCATTCGACCCGTCGCTCGTCCAGCCCTCGAGCGTTGACGTTCGGTTGGACCGCATGTTCCGAGTGTTCAACAACTCCAAGTACACCCACATTGACCCATCGGTCCAGCAGGACGACCTGACATCGTTGGTGGAGCCAGAAGGCGATGATCCCTTCGTGCTGCACCCCGGCGAGTTCGTCCTGGGATCAACCTTCGAGGCCGTGAGCTTGCCCGACGACATCGCCGGCCGACTCGAAGGGAAATCCTCGCTCGGCCGCCTGGGGCTCCTCACCCACTCGACGGCCGGGTTCATCGATCCGGGGTTCTCCGGCCACATCACGCTCGAGCTGTCCAACGTGGCGAACCTGCCGATCACGTTGTGGCCGGGGATGAAGATTGGCCAGCTGTGCCTGTTCCGTCTCTCCAGCCCCTCGATGCACCCTTACGGTAGCGAAATCTACGGTTCCCGCTATCAGGGGCAGCGCGGCCCGACACCGTCGCGGGCGTACATGAACTTCCGCCGGGACTCCACCCAGCGCTGA
- a CDS encoding WGR domain-containing protein, with amino-acid sequence MTQAFVTAGKQRQYWTINVADEYCAIHSGTVGTPGEWQLLENLDVESAIDSANDLIAAKKQAGYVLDPTFDPLAQWYFDVGEFGPHPLTTHPSFLAHFTDELYLDIAEEESPFGSDDGAEALVRLTTALQEDQPVDLSTFAEVIVVQKWEMPFHPPGESTDVDYWSVGGPATTDKVIAALAFGSIKITGKVAPGLKALARQSLLRLLDNTDQPASVSRMLTDLESFAT; translated from the coding sequence GTGACCCAAGCTTTCGTCACCGCGGGCAAGCAGCGGCAGTACTGGACAATCAACGTCGCCGACGAATACTGCGCTATCCATAGTGGAACCGTTGGCACGCCTGGGGAATGGCAACTTCTCGAGAATCTCGATGTCGAGAGCGCGATCGATTCGGCTAACGACCTGATCGCCGCGAAGAAGCAGGCTGGCTATGTCTTGGACCCCACCTTCGACCCGCTGGCGCAGTGGTACTTCGATGTTGGGGAGTTCGGCCCGCATCCGCTCACTACGCATCCCAGCTTCCTGGCGCACTTCACCGACGAGCTGTACTTGGATATCGCCGAGGAGGAGTCGCCCTTCGGGAGCGATGACGGGGCGGAGGCACTTGTACGACTGACGACGGCTCTGCAAGAAGATCAGCCCGTCGATCTGTCGACCTTCGCGGAGGTGATCGTCGTTCAAAAATGGGAGATGCCTTTCCACCCGCCGGGCGAATCGACCGACGTGGACTACTGGTCCGTGGGCGGGCCAGCTACCACGGACAAGGTGATCGCGGCGCTCGCGTTTGGGTCGATCAAGATCACTGGCAAGGTAGCTCCCGGGCTGAAAGCGCTTGCGCGGCAGTCGCTTCTGCGTCTGCTAGATAACACGGACCAGCCCGCGTCGGTGAGCCGAATGCTGACGGACCTCGAGTCGTTCGCCACGTGA
- a CDS encoding GTP pyrophosphokinase gives MLTSDTSRGSVVPAEKDSGKSFSQLREEFTRFVMGYKFGIDEIMTKINILREEFNHVHEYNPIEYVGSRLKSPESILAKALRKGCPITMDDIRDQILDIAGIRVTCSFLSDTYKIRDMIAAQHDITVLLERDYIANPKPNGYKSLHLIVSVPVYMSDRVVQVTVEIQIRTIAMDFWASLEHKIFYKYRGSVPAAMVEELAQAAAAANALDKQMEKLHVGITQIKRAGAPEQRALPAGDLSQLVIPQALLDALQSYRR, from the coding sequence ATGCTGACCTCAGACACCAGTCGAGGGAGTGTTGTGCCAGCCGAGAAAGACAGCGGTAAAAGCTTTTCGCAGCTCCGCGAGGAGTTCACGCGGTTTGTGATGGGGTACAAATTCGGCATCGACGAGATCATGACGAAGATCAACATCCTGCGCGAAGAGTTCAACCACGTTCACGAATACAACCCGATCGAATATGTCGGCTCTCGGCTCAAGTCCCCGGAGAGCATCCTTGCCAAAGCGCTACGCAAAGGTTGCCCGATCACCATGGACGACATCCGAGACCAGATCCTGGATATTGCCGGGATCCGCGTCACGTGCAGCTTCCTGTCCGACACCTACAAGATTCGGGACATGATTGCGGCCCAGCACGACATCACTGTGTTGTTGGAGCGGGACTACATCGCGAACCCAAAACCCAACGGGTACAAGAGTTTGCACCTCATCGTGTCGGTTCCTGTCTACATGTCCGACCGGGTGGTGCAGGTGACGGTCGAGATCCAGATCCGCACTATCGCAATGGACTTCTGGGCTAGCTTGGAGCACAAGATCTTCTACAAGTACCGCGGCAGCGTCCCGGCGGCGATGGTGGAAGAGCTGGCCCAGGCAGCGGCGGCGGCCAACGCACTCGACAAGCAGATGGAAAAGCTGCATGTGGGGATCACGCAGATCAAGCGTGCGGGAGCCCCCGAACAGCGAGCCCTGCCCGCAGGCGACCTCAGCCAACTCGTCATTCCGCAGGCGCTGCTGGACGCGCTGCAGTCGTACAGGCGGTAG
- a CDS encoding CNNM domain-containing protein: MSSGLVVTLVTIALIVLTAFFVIIEFGLLGARRHRLEERAATNRSARAALKGVNELTLMLAGAQLGITACTFALGAVTKPALDAWLGPIFTGWGLPDWAGGGLAFGLSLLIVTFLHLVVGEMAPKSWAIAHPETAATATGIPSRLYIAIFRPLLGWVNNIANSLVRASGVEPVESAAVGGQNAATIRHLVELSAQAGTLELAYQLPLEGVIELQTLRLDALVQVGTAPTAVPATATVADVQAAAASSGHMRILLGAPEAAVPRVIHVRDTLLEASHAAAAPLARDALVLPAATPVYETLARMRAGSQQLAIVIEDGRFVGVVSLSDVLHRVLPRTEGEPVFR, encoded by the coding sequence ATGAGTAGCGGTCTCGTCGTCACACTCGTCACCATCGCACTCATCGTGCTCACAGCGTTCTTCGTCATCATCGAATTCGGGTTACTCGGTGCCCGCCGCCATCGGCTCGAGGAGCGGGCGGCGACCAACCGGTCGGCCCGGGCCGCCCTCAAAGGCGTCAACGAGTTGACCCTCATGCTCGCCGGTGCGCAGCTCGGGATTACTGCGTGCACCTTCGCCCTTGGCGCAGTGACCAAGCCCGCCCTCGATGCGTGGCTCGGACCTATCTTCACCGGCTGGGGGCTGCCCGACTGGGCTGGTGGCGGGCTGGCGTTTGGGCTCTCCCTGCTCATCGTCACCTTCCTGCACCTCGTTGTCGGCGAGATGGCGCCGAAATCGTGGGCCATCGCGCACCCTGAGACCGCCGCCACGGCAACCGGTATCCCCTCGCGGCTCTACATCGCGATATTCCGGCCGTTGCTCGGCTGGGTCAACAACATAGCCAACTCCCTCGTCCGCGCGTCAGGTGTGGAGCCCGTCGAAAGCGCTGCGGTCGGTGGTCAGAACGCAGCCACCATCAGGCATTTGGTCGAGCTATCGGCCCAGGCGGGAACCCTAGAGCTGGCATACCAGTTGCCACTCGAAGGCGTTATCGAACTTCAGACCCTGCGGCTCGACGCCTTGGTCCAGGTGGGTACCGCACCGACGGCGGTACCGGCGACGGCCACCGTGGCCGACGTGCAGGCCGCGGCGGCATCATCCGGCCACATGCGCATCCTTCTCGGGGCCCCGGAAGCCGCTGTGCCCCGGGTGATCCATGTGCGCGACACCCTGCTCGAAGCCTCGCATGCGGCCGCAGCTCCCCTGGCGCGCGACGCGCTTGTGCTGCCAGCGGCCACGCCCGTGTACGAGACGCTTGCCCGCATGCGCGCGGGCAGCCAACAGTTGGCTATCGTCATCGAGGACGGACGATTTGTTGGCGTCGTGTCGCTCTCCGACGTACTGCATCGCGTGCTGCCGCGCACCGAAGGTGAACCCGTCTTCCGCTAG
- a CDS encoding Na+/H+ antiporter, protein MNITLGLLVIVGVVCLVSALSRRFNLSAPLVLVLLGLISSFLPFTPDVVLEPDLVLIGLLPPLLYAAAIRTSLIDFSANRRSIGMLSIGYVIFAAVGIGFLTHALLGIPLAASFALGAVVAPPDAVAATAIARRVGMPRRVVTILEGESLVNDATALVLFRTAIAAAAGGSASFVGVAGNFVLAAGGGVVIGVAVAFALVQIRKRVKDVMVNTTMSLAAPFIAYIPAEEIHASGVLAVVVAGLLIGHKSPAMPSGASRVSERTNWATVQFLLENSVFLLIGLQVKAIVADVQKDSLPQPTIWLSCAAILVAVLVLRPIWVFPATYLPFVLSRKIRERQTRPPWQVPAVVSWAGMRGVVTLAAVFALPDGLEHKSVLFLAALVVVFGTLIIQGSTLPLLVRRLGLRGPDPREDLLQHAATMQAATEAGLAALDSLITPDDPPEVLAMIRRRTQERGLSAWERLGRPESEKLTPSQRYAVLRLKMLEAERAKVLELRNSGAVAHEVLSEVLGRLDVEESMLDSRLEQEAPRRDEDLVTPKSLENKAGCEHLGKASSDTPPLSTECLDCAREDTRPVHLRICLSCGNVGCCDSSVGRHADRHFKESGHPVMRSFEPGEAWRWCYLDELLG, encoded by the coding sequence ATGAACATCACCTTGGGCTTGCTCGTCATTGTCGGAGTGGTCTGTCTCGTCAGCGCGCTCTCCCGGCGCTTCAATCTGTCAGCGCCGCTGGTGTTGGTACTCCTCGGGCTGATTAGCTCCTTCCTTCCTTTCACCCCGGACGTGGTGCTGGAGCCGGACCTGGTGCTGATTGGGCTGCTCCCGCCGCTGCTGTATGCGGCAGCAATCCGGACGTCACTGATCGACTTTTCCGCCAACCGCAGATCGATCGGGATGTTGTCGATCGGCTACGTCATCTTCGCCGCCGTGGGCATCGGATTTTTGACGCACGCGCTACTCGGTATTCCGCTGGCCGCGTCATTCGCGTTGGGCGCGGTGGTGGCGCCCCCGGATGCAGTCGCAGCGACCGCAATCGCGCGCCGGGTTGGGATGCCGCGTCGGGTGGTGACCATCCTCGAGGGCGAATCGCTCGTGAACGATGCCACGGCGCTGGTGCTCTTTCGCACCGCGATCGCGGCGGCAGCGGGGGGTAGCGCAAGCTTCGTGGGCGTGGCGGGGAATTTCGTGCTGGCGGCTGGCGGCGGGGTCGTCATCGGGGTTGCGGTGGCGTTCGCCCTGGTCCAGATCCGTAAGCGGGTCAAAGACGTCATGGTGAACACCACGATGAGCCTGGCCGCCCCGTTCATCGCCTACATCCCGGCCGAAGAAATTCACGCTTCCGGAGTGCTGGCCGTGGTGGTCGCCGGATTGCTCATCGGGCACAAGTCGCCGGCGATGCCCAGTGGCGCCTCCCGGGTCAGCGAGCGCACCAACTGGGCCACGGTGCAATTCCTGCTCGAGAACTCCGTCTTTTTGCTCATTGGCCTGCAGGTGAAGGCAATCGTCGCCGACGTGCAGAAAGATTCGCTTCCGCAGCCAACGATTTGGCTATCCTGCGCCGCGATACTTGTTGCGGTGCTGGTACTTCGTCCCATCTGGGTGTTCCCCGCGACCTACCTCCCATTCGTTTTGTCGAGAAAGATCCGGGAGCGTCAGACACGTCCGCCGTGGCAGGTTCCCGCGGTGGTGTCGTGGGCGGGGATGCGCGGCGTGGTGACCCTCGCCGCTGTATTCGCGCTGCCAGACGGCTTGGAACACAAGTCCGTGTTATTTCTCGCGGCACTGGTGGTGGTGTTCGGGACCCTCATAATTCAGGGCTCCACATTGCCATTGTTGGTGCGCCGCTTGGGTCTTCGCGGACCGGACCCCCGGGAGGATTTGCTGCAGCACGCTGCCACCATGCAAGCCGCCACGGAAGCGGGGCTAGCCGCCCTCGATAGCCTCATCACCCCCGACGACCCGCCGGAGGTGCTCGCGATGATCCGGCGCCGCACCCAGGAACGCGGACTTTCCGCTTGGGAAAGGTTGGGACGCCCGGAGTCTGAGAAACTCACGCCCAGCCAGCGATATGCCGTTCTCCGCCTCAAGATGCTTGAAGCCGAGCGCGCGAAGGTGCTTGAATTACGTAACTCCGGGGCCGTTGCACACGAGGTGCTCAGCGAGGTGCTCGGACGCCTCGATGTGGAAGAGTCGATGCTGGACTCTCGCCTTGAGCAGGAAGCGCCGCGCCGGGATGAGGACCTCGTCACCCCGAAGAGCCTTGAGAACAAGGCCGGTTGCGAACATCTGGGCAAGGCATCAAGCGATACCCCGCCGCTCAGCACCGAATGCCTGGACTGTGCCCGAGAGGACACTCGGCCCGTCCACCTGCGAATATGCCTGAGCTGTGGCAATGTCGGCTGCTGCGATTCCTCGGTCGGACGGCATGCCGATCGGCATTTCAAGGAATCCGGCCATCCGGTGATGCGCAGCTTCGAACCCGGCGAGGCCTGGCGCTGGTGCTACCTGGACGAGCTGCTGGGGTAG
- a CDS encoding MFS transporter gives MNAKNPTLPGLVLRSKQGRLVLWSTVLASGMALLDGSVVNVALPRIGRDLSVGLTSLQWMVNAYTLTLSGLLLLGGSLGDRMGRRKIFLFGVVWFAIASLGCALSPTGEVLIGMRAVQGVGAALLTPGSLAILEAVFRKEDRAEAVGSWSGLGGIAAAAGPLLGGVLVGVAPWGWRLIFLLNLPIAAAVVWIGSRAIPENRDDGATGKLDISGAALAAIGLAGVTYALTEGPATGWPPVTVACAALGVAILAGFVINEKYRQAPMMPLELFAAKQFSAANAVTFAVYAALAGTFFILPLRLQQVSGFSPLLAGTCLLPTPILMLLFSARMGRLATRIGPRIPMTVGPIVSGCGIYLMSILSPDTSFGWVVLAVTVFSTGLTVTVAPLTSTVLGAAPPARIGVASAVNNGVARVAGLLAVAALPAVVGITTGVTADRLALAADYSHALLISAVLCAGGGALAFFTISNGKRA, from the coding sequence ATGAACGCCAAAAACCCCACCCTGCCTGGCCTCGTCCTGCGTTCGAAACAGGGCAGGTTGGTCCTGTGGTCAACGGTGTTGGCCAGCGGGATGGCGCTGCTCGACGGCAGCGTGGTCAATGTGGCGCTGCCCCGAATCGGCCGAGATCTGAGCGTCGGCCTGACGAGCCTGCAGTGGATGGTCAATGCCTACACGTTGACGTTGTCGGGTCTGCTGCTGCTCGGCGGCTCCCTCGGCGACCGAATGGGGCGCCGCAAGATCTTCCTGTTCGGCGTGGTCTGGTTCGCGATCGCGTCACTGGGATGCGCGCTCTCCCCCACCGGCGAGGTGTTGATCGGGATGCGCGCCGTCCAAGGCGTCGGGGCAGCGCTGTTGACCCCAGGCTCCCTCGCAATTTTGGAGGCGGTGTTCCGAAAGGAGGATCGCGCCGAGGCGGTCGGGTCGTGGTCTGGCCTCGGCGGGATCGCAGCGGCGGCCGGACCGCTGCTGGGTGGTGTATTGGTCGGCGTGGCGCCGTGGGGGTGGCGCCTGATCTTCCTGCTGAACCTGCCGATCGCTGCGGCCGTGGTGTGGATCGGATCGAGGGCGATCCCCGAGAACAGAGATGACGGCGCCACCGGCAAGCTCGACATTTCGGGAGCCGCGCTGGCTGCGATCGGACTCGCAGGTGTGACGTACGCGCTGACGGAGGGACCGGCTACCGGTTGGCCGCCCGTGACGGTGGCGTGCGCTGCACTCGGGGTGGCTATTCTCGCCGGGTTCGTCATCAACGAAAAATACCGACAGGCACCCATGATGCCGCTGGAACTGTTTGCAGCGAAACAGTTCTCGGCAGCAAACGCGGTGACCTTCGCGGTGTACGCGGCGCTGGCCGGCACCTTCTTCATCCTGCCCCTACGCCTGCAACAGGTCTCGGGATTCAGCCCACTGCTGGCCGGGACTTGTTTGCTGCCGACACCGATCTTGATGCTGTTGTTCTCGGCGCGGATGGGCCGATTGGCGACCCGCATCGGCCCGCGGATTCCCATGACGGTCGGACCCATCGTGTCCGGCTGCGGGATATACCTTATGTCAATCCTGAGCCCGGACACGTCATTCGGGTGGGTAGTGCTTGCTGTCACGGTGTTTTCGACCGGGCTCACGGTTACTGTGGCGCCGTTGACATCGACCGTACTGGGCGCGGCTCCGCCGGCGCGCATCGGGGTCGCCTCTGCCGTCAACAACGGTGTCGCCCGGGTCGCTGGCCTCCTAGCCGTAGCCGCCCTGCCCGCGGTGGTCGGAATTACGACGGGAGTGACCGCCGACCGACTGGCGCTGGCCGCCGACTACAGCCACGCGTTGCTGATCTCGGCGGTGCTGTGCGCGGGCGGCGGGGCACTGGCGTTCTTCACCATCAGTAATGGGAAGCGAGCATAG
- a CDS encoding (Fe-S)-binding protein: MTVLSYAAGLIASAFILVGFGMLIRAGFKIAAIVKLGQPDETRNGAFWPRFKNMGTEVLGHTRMLKWGIVGVAHWFVMVGFGALFLTLVEAVGETWNPKFEIPLLGHWALYGLFVELIGLTTLLGIGYLIFVRQRNHPRVAERKSRFLGSNFAQAYFVEFIVASIGVCIFLIRGFKAANGYFDYPTWATPISTGLGKILPAWPAAISVVALIKVILSMMWAIVIAQNLTMGIAWHRFTAFFNIYFKREESGAVALGALKPMMSNGAVLDFEKADPEVDVFGAGKIEDFSWKGWLDFTTCTECGRCQSQCPAWNTAKALSPKMVMLQLRDHAFAKAPYLAAGGGMDMAGNEKATDAQLAHLDPLQLAEARRPLVGTAEQDGVIDPAVLWDCTTCGACVEQCPVDIEHVDHIVDMRRYQVLIESEFPSELGGLFRNLENKGNPWGQNNKDRMGWAADLEFDVPVITDVMNDDTEYLFWVGCAGAFEDRAKKTTRAIAELLNIAGVTFAVLGTGETCTGDSARRAGNEFLFQMLASQNVETINAAFGSREQKKIVVSCAHCFNTLLNEYPALGGEYEVVHHTQLLNKLVRDKRLVPLKRPSAPTALTTYHDPCYLGRHNKVYEPPRELIEATGATFQEMPRNQSRSMCCGAGGARMWMEEKIGKRINVERVDEAISTGATAVATSCPFCSIMLNDGMTARLADGSATAGTEVKDVALMLLASVKG, translated from the coding sequence ATGACAGTGCTCTCGTACGCAGCAGGGTTGATCGCGTCCGCGTTCATCCTCGTCGGATTTGGGATGTTGATCCGAGCCGGATTCAAGATCGCCGCCATCGTGAAACTCGGCCAACCGGACGAGACCCGCAACGGCGCCTTTTGGCCGCGCTTCAAGAACATGGGCACCGAAGTTCTCGGCCACACCAGGATGCTCAAATGGGGCATCGTCGGGGTCGCGCACTGGTTCGTCATGGTCGGATTCGGCGCTCTGTTTCTGACGCTGGTCGAAGCGGTCGGCGAGACCTGGAACCCGAAATTCGAGATCCCACTGCTCGGACATTGGGCGCTCTACGGCCTCTTCGTCGAGCTCATCGGCCTCACCACACTGCTCGGCATCGGCTATTTGATCTTCGTCCGGCAAAGAAACCACCCGCGCGTAGCCGAGCGTAAATCTCGTTTCTTGGGATCCAACTTCGCGCAGGCTTATTTCGTCGAATTCATCGTTGCGTCGATCGGCGTCTGCATTTTCCTCATCCGTGGATTTAAAGCCGCCAATGGGTACTTCGATTACCCGACTTGGGCCACCCCGATCTCCACAGGCCTGGGCAAGATCCTGCCAGCCTGGCCTGCGGCCATCTCGGTGGTCGCGCTGATCAAGGTAATTCTGTCGATGATGTGGGCCATCGTCATCGCGCAAAACCTGACTATGGGGATCGCGTGGCACCGGTTTACCGCCTTCTTCAACATCTATTTCAAGCGTGAGGAGTCCGGCGCTGTCGCGCTCGGCGCGCTGAAGCCGATGATGTCGAACGGGGCGGTACTGGACTTCGAAAAGGCCGACCCCGAGGTTGACGTTTTCGGCGCGGGAAAGATCGAGGATTTCTCGTGGAAGGGCTGGCTCGACTTCACCACCTGCACCGAATGTGGCCGCTGCCAATCGCAGTGCCCGGCGTGGAACACCGCAAAAGCGTTGTCCCCCAAAATGGTGATGTTGCAGCTGCGCGATCACGCCTTCGCCAAAGCCCCGTACCTGGCGGCTGGCGGCGGCATGGACATGGCGGGTAACGAGAAAGCCACCGACGCGCAGCTGGCGCACTTGGACCCGCTGCAGCTCGCTGAAGCCCGCCGCCCGCTGGTCGGCACCGCCGAACAAGACGGCGTCATCGATCCCGCGGTGCTGTGGGACTGCACCACCTGCGGCGCCTGTGTCGAACAGTGCCCCGTGGACATCGAGCATGTCGACCATATCGTCGACATGCGCCGCTACCAGGTTTTGATCGAATCGGAGTTTCCGTCCGAGCTCGGCGGCCTTTTCCGCAACTTGGAAAACAAGGGAAACCCGTGGGGTCAGAACAACAAAGACCGCATGGGATGGGCCGCAGACCTCGAGTTCGACGTCCCCGTCATCACCGACGTCATGAATGACGACACCGAATACCTGTTCTGGGTCGGCTGCGCGGGGGCCTTCGAGGACCGGGCGAAGAAGACCACGCGGGCCATTGCCGAACTCCTGAACATCGCGGGCGTCACGTTCGCGGTGCTCGGGACCGGAGAAACCTGCACCGGCGACTCCGCCCGCCGCGCTGGCAACGAGTTCCTCTTCCAGATGCTTGCTTCGCAAAACGTCGAAACCATCAACGCAGCCTTTGGCTCGCGCGAGCAGAAGAAGATCGTGGTCTCCTGCGCGCACTGCTTCAACACGCTGCTCAATGAGTACCCCGCGCTCGGCGGCGAGTACGAAGTGGTGCACCACACGCAGCTGTTGAACAAGCTGGTCCGCGACAAGAGACTGGTTCCCCTCAAGCGGCCGTCCGCTCCGACCGCGCTGACCACGTACCACGACCCCTGCTACCTCGGCCGGCATAACAAGGTCTACGAACCGCCGCGCGAACTGATCGAAGCGACTGGCGCCACCTTCCAAGAAATGCCGCGCAACCAGTCCCGCTCCATGTGCTGCGGGGCCGGTGGCGCCAGGATGTGGATGGAAGAAAAGATCGGCAAGCGGATCAACGTCGAGCGCGTCGATGAGGCAATCTCCACTGGAGCCACCGCGGTGGCAACCAGCTGCCCGTTCTGCTCGATCATGCTCAATGACGGCATGACGGCCCGTCTGGCGGACGGCAGCGCCACCGCGGGCACCGAAGTGAAGGACGTGGCGCTGATGTTGCTCGCGTCCGTCAAGGGCTGA
- a CDS encoding hemolysin family protein, with translation MIEAILLALLGITLTLAIIAANGYFVAQEFAFMSVDRTRLGAQAAAGDETAARALAVTKRTSFMLSGAQLGITVTGLLVGFVAEPLIGKSIGALLGGVGIPLGVSVTAGTMFTLVVAAIVQMIFGELYPKNLAIASPEALSRRLARSTTAYLMLFGWLITVFDAAANALLRLLRITPVHDVDTSATAEDLERIVADSHASGDLPAELSLMIDRILDFPKRDVEHAMIPRSLVDTVSPATTIGEVRAMMARAHTRYPVVDNDSQPLGVVHLADVLATALPTGSPVTSIMRPASVLPSLMALPDALAALTSSKSELACVIDEYGGFAGVLTLEDLAEEVVGEITDEHDDDAAPSVRSDGVNVWQMDGDVQVDEMHRAIGYELPEGDFETVAGLIISHVGGLPRLGQRVVIELPHDPADLVHDVEKNRFLEVDVLAIARHVPSQVRVTLVTRDGADSPPPDAPINPRTDCGDENR, from the coding sequence ATGATCGAAGCAATCCTTCTCGCCCTGCTGGGAATCACTCTGACGTTGGCCATCATTGCCGCAAACGGGTACTTCGTGGCACAGGAATTTGCTTTCATGTCTGTGGACCGGACCCGACTAGGTGCGCAGGCGGCCGCTGGCGACGAAACGGCCGCTCGCGCGCTCGCGGTTACCAAGCGCACGTCATTCATGCTGTCGGGCGCCCAGCTGGGAATCACCGTCACCGGGCTGCTGGTCGGCTTTGTTGCCGAGCCCCTGATCGGCAAATCCATCGGAGCCCTGCTCGGCGGAGTGGGAATTCCGCTGGGAGTCAGCGTCACAGCGGGCACGATGTTCACGCTGGTGGTGGCCGCGATCGTGCAGATGATCTTTGGGGAGCTCTACCCCAAGAACCTCGCCATCGCCAGCCCGGAGGCCCTTTCGCGCCGCCTCGCGCGCTCCACGACGGCTTACCTCATGCTGTTCGGCTGGCTGATCACTGTTTTCGACGCCGCCGCCAATGCGCTGCTGCGCCTGCTGCGCATCACGCCTGTCCATGACGTAGACACGAGCGCGACCGCCGAAGACCTCGAACGCATCGTGGCCGACTCGCACGCCAGCGGCGACCTGCCAGCCGAGTTGTCGCTGATGATCGACCGCATCCTCGATTTTCCCAAGCGCGACGTCGAGCACGCGATGATCCCCCGCTCACTTGTCGATACCGTCTCACCGGCAACCACCATCGGAGAAGTGCGGGCGATGATGGCCCGTGCTCATACGCGCTATCCCGTGGTGGACAACGACAGTCAGCCGCTCGGCGTCGTACATCTGGCCGACGTGCTTGCCACCGCGCTGCCTACCGGTTCGCCCGTGACGAGCATCATGCGGCCGGCATCCGTTCTGCCGTCCCTGATGGCGCTACCGGATGCGCTCGCCGCACTGACCAGCTCGAAGAGCGAACTCGCGTGCGTCATCGACGAATATGGCGGATTCGCCGGGGTGCTGACCCTGGAGGACCTCGCCGAGGAAGTAGTCGGCGAAATCACCGACGAACATGACGACGACGCGGCGCCTTCGGTTCGGAGCGACGGCGTCAACGTGTGGCAGATGGACGGTGACGTACAGGTTGATGAGATGCACCGGGCGATCGGTTACGAGCTGCCCGAAGGTGACTTCGAGACTGTGGCCGGACTCATCATTTCCCATGTGGGCGGGCTGCCCCGCTTGGGCCAGCGGGTGGTCATTGAGCTGCCGCACGACCCGGCAGACCTGGTGCACGACGTCGAAAAGAACCGCTTTCTCGAGGTCGACGTACTCGCGATCGCACGGCATGTGCCGAGCCAAGTGCGGGTCACCCTTGTAACGCGCGACGGGGCGGACTCCCCGCCGCCCGATGCGCCAATAAATCCGAGAACAGACTGTGGGGATGAAAACCGATGA
- a CDS encoding ACT domain-containing protein has protein sequence MAVDLAALLHALQPRLDAGEYVFVSVPGAPDLTALTVLAFVAEDEGATLVIPRGEADNRCWAYDFVAARITLLVHSPLAAVGLTAAVAGALGEAGIACNVIAGFFHDHLYVPVNRADEAMTVLRKLAAG, from the coding sequence GTGGCTGTCGATCTAGCGGCACTCTTGCACGCTCTGCAGCCCCGGCTAGACGCGGGCGAATACGTGTTTGTCAGCGTTCCTGGCGCGCCGGACCTCACGGCCCTGACGGTGCTCGCCTTCGTCGCCGAAGATGAGGGCGCCACGTTGGTGATCCCCCGGGGGGAGGCCGACAACCGTTGCTGGGCCTACGATTTCGTAGCGGCGAGGATCACCTTGCTGGTACATTCACCGCTCGCTGCAGTGGGGCTGACGGCGGCTGTTGCTGGTGCACTCGGCGAGGCCGGGATTGCCTGCAATGTGATCGCTGGCTTTTTCCACGACCATCTGTATGTCCCCGTCAATCGAGCCGACGAAGCGATGACGGTGCTGCGCAAGCTCGCCGCCGGATGA